A window of the Desulfovibrio sp. UIB00 genome harbors these coding sequences:
- the leuD gene encoding 3-isopropylmalate dehydratase small subunit (catalyzes the isomerization between 2-isopropylmalate and 3-isopropylmalate in leucine biosynthesis), protein MNYKGKAHKVGEHIDTDAIIPARFLVTTDSKKLGENCMSGLEPDWVKRVTPGDIMVAGRNFGCGSSREHAPIAILGAGMHVVIGHSFARIFYRNSFNMGLLLMEVGDDVDKINDGDELEIDAATGIIRDLTNGTQITCPPLPKSMAAILNKGGLVGYVKERLA, encoded by the coding sequence AATTACAAAGGTAAGGCTCACAAAGTGGGCGAACACATTGATACGGACGCCATCATTCCCGCGCGTTTTCTGGTTACCACCGATTCCAAAAAGCTGGGTGAAAACTGCATGTCCGGCCTTGAACCCGATTGGGTCAAGCGCGTGACCCCCGGTGACATCATGGTTGCGGGCCGTAACTTCGGTTGCGGCTCTTCCCGTGAACACGCGCCCATAGCCATTCTTGGCGCGGGCATGCACGTGGTGATCGGACACAGCTTTGCGCGCATTTTTTACCGCAACTCCTTCAATATGGGCCTTCTGCTCATGGAAGTGGGCGATGACGTGGACAAGATCAATGACGGCGACGAGCTGGAAATCGACGCCGCCACCGGCATTATCCGCGATCTGACCAACGGCACGCAGATAACCTGCCCGCCGCTGCCCAAGTCCATGGCTGCCATCCTGAATAAGGGTGGGTTGGTTGGCTATGTCAAGGAACGCTTGGCCTAA
- the leuB gene encoding 3-isopropylmalate dehydrogenase has product MKKTICLLPGDGIGPEILAEGVKVLKAAAEKFGHEFVFDTAHIGGSAIDAAGDPLPEETVRKCRNADAVFLAAVGGPKWDALAPEKRPEKGLLRIRKELELFANLRPAMLLPELAGACLLRADIAAKGLDLVVVRELTGDIYFGEPRGQEMRDGLRTGYNTMVYNEEEIRRIATVAFETARKRRNKVCSVEKSNVLETSRLWKEVVIETHRQYADVELTHMYVDNAAMQLVRDPSQFDVILTGNIFGDILSDEASVITGSLGMLPSASMGASGPGLFEPIHGSAPDIAGQNKANPLATILSGAMMLRLGFDMGKEADAIEAAVRKALADGFRTGDIMEPGKTLLGCKEMGDKVVERL; this is encoded by the coding sequence ATGAAAAAGACCATCTGCCTCTTGCCGGGTGACGGCATCGGCCCGGAGATTCTGGCCGAAGGTGTTAAGGTTCTCAAGGCCGCCGCTGAAAAGTTTGGCCACGAATTTGTTTTCGACACCGCGCACATCGGCGGTTCCGCCATTGATGCGGCTGGCGACCCCCTGCCGGAAGAAACCGTGCGCAAGTGCCGCAATGCCGACGCCGTATTTCTGGCGGCTGTGGGCGGCCCCAAGTGGGACGCCCTCGCGCCCGAAAAACGGCCGGAAAAAGGCCTGCTGCGCATCCGCAAAGAGCTTGAGCTTTTTGCAAACCTGCGTCCGGCCATGCTGTTGCCCGAACTGGCCGGCGCGTGCCTGTTGCGCGCCGACATCGCCGCCAAGGGCCTTGACCTCGTGGTTGTGCGCGAACTGACCGGCGACATCTATTTTGGCGAACCGCGCGGGCAGGAAATGCGCGATGGCCTGCGCACCGGCTACAACACCATGGTGTACAACGAGGAAGAAATCCGCCGCATTGCCACGGTGGCCTTTGAAACGGCACGTAAACGCCGCAACAAGGTCTGCTCTGTGGAAAAGAGCAACGTGCTGGAAACCTCGCGCCTGTGGAAGGAAGTGGTCATTGAAACCCATCGCCAATACGCCGATGTGGAACTGACTCACATGTACGTGGACAATGCCGCCATGCAGCTTGTGCGCGATCCTTCGCAGTTTGACGTGATCCTCACGGGTAATATTTTTGGCGATATTCTGTCTGACGAAGCCTCGGTCATCACCGGCTCGCTGGGCATGCTGCCTTCGGCCTCCATGGGCGCTTCCGGCCCCGGCCTGTTTGAACCCATCCATGGCTCCGCTCCCGACATCGCGGGGCAGAACAAGGCCAACCCCCTTGCCACCATCCTTTCCGGGGCCATGATGCTGCGCCTTGGCTTTGATATGGGCAAGGAAGCCGATGCCATCGAGGCGGCAGTGCGCAAGGCCTTGGCTGATGGTTTCCGCACTGGCGACATTATGGAACCCGGCAAAACTCTGCTGGGTTGCAAAGAGATGGGCGACAAGGTTGTGGAGCGGCTGTAG
- a CDS encoding DMT family transporter — translation MGFFYSILSSAAFGLIPLFTLPLMHGGVSGPSALFYRFAIATVVLGIVLAVRGERFSARGIDLCKLAAMSSMYTMAALLFFWGFKHMPSGVVATLQFTYPVMVMLIMIVFYHERFSWITALSILLAIAGVYLLCGGSDGDMGGASLLAVALLLLSALCNAVYITTIYAARIPNMSGLVMTFYVLAFGAVISGANALLSDSFQPLHSWWELLLATLLAVVTAVISNLTLILAVQRIGSTLTSILGVMEPVTAVVVGILVFSEPFSMSLVAGVAFIAASVVLVMLGKQITAFFQRHKHA, via the coding sequence ATGGGCTTTTTTTACAGTATTCTTTCTTCTGCGGCCTTTGGCCTTATCCCGCTGTTTACACTACCGCTGATGCATGGCGGCGTTTCAGGGCCTTCCGCCCTGTTCTATCGCTTTGCCATTGCCACAGTGGTGCTGGGCATAGTGCTTGCCGTACGCGGCGAAAGATTCAGCGCGCGCGGCATTGATCTGTGCAAGCTTGCCGCCATGAGTTCCATGTACACAATGGCGGCCCTGCTCTTTTTTTGGGGATTCAAGCACATGCCGAGCGGTGTTGTGGCAACGCTGCAATTTACCTATCCCGTCATGGTCATGCTGATTATGATTGTGTTTTATCACGAGCGCTTCTCGTGGATCACGGCCCTATCCATCCTGCTGGCAATTGCTGGCGTGTATCTGCTCTGCGGCGGAAGTGACGGCGACATGGGCGGGGCAAGCTTGCTGGCCGTGGCCCTGCTTCTGCTTTCCGCACTGTGCAACGCCGTATACATCACAACCATTTATGCCGCGCGCATTCCCAACATGAGCGGTCTTGTGATGACTTTTTACGTGCTGGCCTTTGGGGCGGTTATTTCCGGGGCCAACGCCCTGTTGTCAGACTCGTTCCAGCCCCTGCACTCATGGTGGGAACTGCTGCTCGCAACATTGCTGGCAGTGGTGACAGCCGTTATTTCAAACCTCACCCTCATTCTTGCAGTACAGCGCATCGGCTCCACGCTGACATCCATCCTTGGCGTTATGGAGCCTGTAACCGCCGTGGTGGTGGGTATTCTGGTATTCAGCGAGCCGTTCAGCATGTCGCTGGTCGCAGGGGTGGCCTTTATTGCCGCATCGGTTGTACTGGTCATGCTGGGCAAACAGATAACAGCCTTTTTTCAGCGCCACAAACACGCATAA
- a CDS encoding septal ring lytic transglycosylase RlpA family protein, with the protein MKYSRWPLVLAAIALCMLLASPMNADAASQSAPSDQKHSNATPHAAKKSSGDTETRKSKREKTSDKTASSHSSRSKRDKAESRSKSKQRKSSSTASLSEKERRDSTDSRDIWLKRAQESEIMAGKASWYGRDFHGGSTASGLDYDMYTFTAAHRTLPMGTVVRVTDQNNGKSVMVCVTDRGPFVRGRIIDLSFAAAQQIDIDDKGISKVKLEVISDESGTPLKPDEAYFVRYNAAQGDEKIGPFRAFADAAAMHEALRQVHPEAEVVMDQSK; encoded by the coding sequence ATGAAGTATTCACGCTGGCCATTAGTGCTGGCGGCCATAGCCTTATGCATGCTTTTGGCCTCCCCCATGAACGCCGACGCGGCTTCACAAAGCGCTCCCTCCGATCAAAAGCATTCGAACGCTACCCCCCACGCCGCCAAAAAGTCTTCCGGCGACACTGAGACTCGCAAATCCAAACGCGAAAAGACCAGTGACAAAACCGCCTCTTCGCACAGCTCGCGCTCCAAGCGCGATAAAGCTGAATCGCGCTCCAAATCCAAGCAACGCAAATCCTCATCCACTGCGTCCTTATCCGAAAAAGAACGCCGGGATAGCACCGACAGCCGTGATATCTGGCTGAAACGCGCTCAGGAAAGCGAAATCATGGCCGGCAAGGCCTCATGGTATGGACGCGATTTCCATGGCGGCTCCACCGCCAGCGGGCTTGATTACGACATGTACACCTTTACCGCCGCGCACCGCACCCTGCCCATGGGCACGGTTGTTCGCGTCACCGACCAGAATAACGGCAAGAGCGTTATGGTCTGTGTGACAGACAGAGGCCCCTTTGTGCGCGGGCGCATCATTGATCTTTCCTTTGCCGCAGCGCAACAGATTGATATTGATGATAAAGGCATCAGCAAGGTCAAGCTGGAAGTCATCAGTGACGAAAGCGGCACGCCCCTCAAACCCGATGAAGCATATTTTGTGCGCTACAACGCCGCTCAGGGTGATGAAAAAATCGGCCCCTTCCGCGCATTTGCGGATGCAGCCGCCATGCATGAAGCACTGCGCCAGGTTCACCCCGAGGCTGAAGTGGTCATGGATCAATCCAAGTAA